CGTGTTTGTACTTACCTCGTGCATAAGGATCGTCCTCGCCACCGGAAAAGTCACCAACGTGCAATTCATAAATTACTAATTCGTGGTCAGCAGGTAAAGGTTTATCATCATGTTGCCAAACATAAGTATCGGTAATCTTTTGACCATCTTTGACTCGGATAACACCATCGTCTTTTCCACTTTGTTCATCTATGTCAGTTGCACAAGGATCTGTAACATCAACCCATTGTTCTGGTTCAAAAAACCATGAATTTGATTGAACGCGGAATTTATATTTATAAATGCCGTCTTTTAGTTCAACACTTGTACGAAAATAACCATCATCACCTTTTTCCATTGGAATCTCTTGCCAATCAGAAAAAGAACCAATTAATGCGGCTCCTTTGTTGTAAGGTGCAAATAAATTAAATTCAATTGGCTTTGCCATAGAAGTATTTGTAATATCAATGGTTGATAGAAATATTCTCTGATGCTGAATTGAATTTGCAAATAGCTCTAGAGAAATAATTAGTTCGTGAGTGCTTCTCTCTTCAGGAATAATTTATATTTTCTTGATAAAACTTAACTGGGTATTTTTGATTTTTGGCTGTTTATAGTATTTAGTAGTTGACTCAAATACGGATTTACTCTCTTGTAAAGATTGTCTATAAAACTAATATTTTTTAAGCTACCGCATACAAATACATAAAAATATTAAACAAAACAATAGTTTTAATAATGTTCAAACACAGTATATATTTGGTAAAATTAGGATGTTTCTCACCAAATATATGCTACAAAATTAATCTTTTTTGCGATTAGCTTGTTGTAGATAACTTAATAACCAATTTGCCGCTGTCGCCCTGCGAGTTTGCCGAGGTCCAAATTCCCCAATTTTGTAACCTTTGAAACCCAACTTTTCTTTTAGCATTTGTTTATTTTCAGCAGGAATGGAACGAGTCAGCTTGACAGTTGCGGGGCGAGATTCAATGAAATCTGGTGGTTGTGGGTAATCATTATGCCATTCTGGTGCAACTTGGCTAACATCCCATTGTGCAATTGAGGAGTCATAGCGATAGCCTAAATAATGCCATAGCAACTGGTTGACTGTGGCATCATCAAGTTTATCATCAAGAATCGCCCAAATTGTTTCTGTATTAAGTGGTGGCAGGTTAGACATAAACAATTCAAAATTCCAAGTGGAATAACTAACTACTGATCAAATTACAGCAGTTTTCAGGTATTTAGACTAGGACTTCAATGAAGAGTAGGGTAGTTCAATTACTTGAAAAGTTCGGGAAATATACAAAAACTAGTAGGTATTAAGAAAGACTGGGATTAATTTGGCGAGTTGGAGTTAAAAACAGATTGTGTATACACAAACTAGGTAGACTGGAAATCGTAAAGATTAGACCAGTCTATGCAGAATTCTACACCACTGCCAAAGATTATCCGCGCCCATGTATTCATTTCTGGCCGAGTCCAAGGAATAGGTTATCGCTATTCCACTGTTGATACAGCTAGGCAATTGGGATTAACTGGTTGGGTGCGGAATCTCCCCGATAGTCGAGTAGAGGCAGTTTTTGAAGGGGCGCGAGGGGTTGTAGATGACATGGTTCGCTGGTGCCACTCTGGTCCGCCTGCTGCTGTGGTTAAAGATGTTGTGGTTGAATAT
This portion of the Nostoc sp. GT001 genome encodes:
- a CDS encoding DUF1823 family protein, with protein sequence MSNLPPLNTETIWAILDDKLDDATVNQLLWHYLGYRYDSSIAQWDVSQVAPEWHNDYPQPPDFIESRPATVKLTRSIPAENKQMLKEKLGFKGYKIGEFGPRQTRRATAANWLLSYLQQANRKKD
- a CDS encoding acylphosphatase; this translates as MQNSTPLPKIIRAHVFISGRVQGIGYRYSTVDTARQLGLTGWVRNLPDSRVEAVFEGARGVVDDMVRWCHSGPPAAVVKDVVVEYEEPEGLRGFEVKRVE